The DNA window GGCGTTCACGACGGCGGTGATCGCCGATTCGAAGAACGTCCGGCCGTCTTCACCGGAGCGCATGGCCGAGGGGGTGTCCGGACCGAATCCGGCCTCGACGGCGTGCTCGGGGTGCGGCATGAGACCGACGACGTTGCCGCGCTCGTTCGCGAGGCCGGCGATGTCGTCGAGCGAGCCGTTGGGGTTCACGCCGAGGTAGCGGAACGCGACGAGCCCCTCGCCCTCGACCCGCGCGAGCGTCTCCGCGTCGGCGATGTAGCCGCCGTCCGCGTTCTTGAGCGGGATGACGATCTCCTGGCCGGCCTCGAAGCCGCTCGTCCAGGCGGTGTCGGCGTTCTCCACGCGCAGCCGCTGGTCGCGGCGGATGAACTGCTGGTTCGCGTTGCGGATCAGTCCGCCCGGGAGCAGACGCGCCTCGACGAGCATCTGGAACCCGTTGCAGATGCCGAGGATGGGCATGCCGCGACCCGCAGCATCCTTCACCTCGCTCATGATCGGCGCGAGCGCGGCGATCGCACCTGCGCGCAGGTAGTCGCCGTAGCTGAATCCGCCGGGCAGCACGAGCGCGTCGACGCCGTCCAGATCGTGCGAGCCGTGCCACAGCGCGACCGCCTCGGCGCCGGCGAGGCGCACCGCGCGCTGCGCGTCGCGGTCGTCCAGCGAGCCGGGGAACGTGATGACCCCGACGCGGACGGTCACTCCACGACCTCGATGCCCACGACGTCCTCGATCACGGAGTTCGACAGGATGTCCTCGGCGATCCGGCGTGCCTTCGCGAGAACGTCCTCGCCGACCTCGCCCTCGACGGTCAGCTCGAACCGCTTGCCGATGCGGACACCCGCGAACTCGTCCATCCCGAGGCGGCTGAGCGCTCCGGATACGGCCTTCCCCTGGGGGTCCAGGAGCTCGGCCTTGGGCATGACGTCGACGACGATGGTGGGCATGGGCCAGCTCCGGATGTCGCGGGAAGGGGTCGCCGCCAGTCTACGGGCGTGACGCGCCCCGTGAGGAAACGCGCGTCCCGAGGCGCTCGTCTCCGCCCGTCGGCACCGTGACACAACCGTGACCTGTTCGTGGGAGCGCTCTCTTGACCCTCATGGGAGCGATCCCATAACGTGAGGGCTCACATTGTGAGAGCGCTCCCATGGGGGACCGCGGTCACCTGTGCGCAAGACCCACCTGACAACACAAAGGAGTGACAGTGAACACCTCTGCCTTCCGGAGGACGGCCCTCGTGCTGGCCGCCGCATCCACCACCGCCCTCGTCCTGGCCGGCTGCTCGGCGGGCGCGACGCCCGCCGCGTCCGGCGGATCCGGTGACGAGAAGATCACGCTGACGATCGCGACGTTCAACAACTTCGGCTACACCGACGAGTTCCTCAAGAAGTACACGGACGAGCACCCGAACGTGACGATCGTGCACAACAAGGCCGCCGAGTCCGGCGACGCCCGCAAGAACTACTTCCAGAAGCTCGGCAAGGAGGGCCTCGCCGACATCGAGGCCGTGGAGGTCGACTGGCTCTCCGAGGCCATGCAGTACTCCGATCTGCTGGCTCCGGTGCCCGACGACCTCAAGGGCCGCTGGCTGGACTGGAAGGAAGCCGCCGCGACCGACCCCGAGGGCAACCTCATCGGCTACGGCACCGACATCGGCCCGCAGGCGATCTGCTACCGCTCCGACCTGTTCGCCGCCGCCGGTCTGCCGACCGAGCCCGCCGACGTCGAGGCGCTGTTCGACGGCGACTGGAACACCTACTTCGACGTCGCCGACCAGTACAAGGCGGCCACCGGCAAGGCCATGATCGACTCGGCCAACTCCGTGCTCCAGGGCATCGTCAACCAGATGGAGTACACGTACGACAAGCCCGACGGCGAGGTCATCGCGACGACGAACCCCGAGATCGAGGACACGTACGCCACCGTCATCGACCGTGCGGTGCCCAACGCGGCCTACTCCAAGCAGTGGGGCGACGACTGGATCGCCGCCTTCCAGGACGACGAGTTCGCGACCGTGCTCTGCCCCGGCTGGATGCAGGGCATCATCGCCGGCTACGCCCCCGAGGTCTCCGACTGGAAGATCGCGAACACGTTCCCCAACGGCGGCGGCAACTGGGGCGGCTCGTACCTGACGATTCCGGCCAACGGCAAGAACGTCGCCGCGGCGCAGGAGCTGGCCGCCTGGCTGTCCGCCCCCGAGCAGCAGGTCGAGGCGTTCGTCAACGTCGGCGCCTTCCCGAGCCAGTCCGAGGCCTACTCGATCGACAAGCTGACGGGCTACACCAACCCCTACTTCGGCGAAGCAAAGACCGGTGAGATCGGCGCCGACCGGGCCAAGGCCGTGACCGTGCGCCCCTTCAAGAGCGCGAACTACTACAAGTACCACGACGCCCTGCAGAACGCGATCAACCGCGTGTTCGACGGCACCGAGGACAAGACCACGGCGTGGAACACCTACGTCGCCGAGGTCGAGGCCTTCTGACGAATCGATGCTGCGGGTCGCGCCATGCGGCGCGGCCCGCAGCATCCGCCCCTCGGGGCACTCGCAGACCGCCAGAGACACACGACAGGGAGACCCACGTGACCGTGACCGAAACCCGCGCGAGGACGTCACCGGAGCCGCGCACGCCCCCTCAGCGGGCGCCCCAGACCAAGAGCGTCCTCACGTTCCGCAACCGGCTCAGCCGGTGGGACTTCCGCTACTCGCCCTACGTCTACATCGCCCCGTTCTTCATCCTCTTCGCCATCATCGGGCTCTTCCCGATCGTCTTCACCGCCGTCATCTCGTTCCAGGAATGGGATCTGGTGCGCAACTCGGGCACCTTCGTCGGCTTCGAGCAGTACCTGTGGATCCTCAACGACCCCAAGTTCTGGACGGCCCTGCGCAACACGTTCAGCATCTTCCTGCTGTCCACGATCCCCCAGCTCGCGCTCGCGATCGTGATCGCGGCGATGCTGGACCGCAACATCCGCGCCAAGACGTTCTGGCGCATGAGCGTGCTGCTGCCCTACGTGATGGCGCCGGTCGCCGTCGCCCTGATCTTCAGCAACATGTTCGGCGACAACCACGGCCTCGTGAACAACGTCCTCACCGACCTGGGCATGACCGCGATCCCCTGGCACACCGACCCGTTCTGGAGCCACATCGCCATCTCCACGATGGTCAACTTCCGCTGGACCGGCTACAACGCGCTCATCCTCCTGGCGGCGATGCAGGCGGTGCCGCGCGAGTACTACGAGGCGGCCACCGTGGACGGCGCCAACGCCCTGCGCCAGTTCGTCAGCATCACGCTGCCCTCGCTGCGCCCGACCCTGATCTTCGTCATCATCACCTCGACGATCGGCGGCCTGCAGATCTTCGACGAGCCCCGCATGTTCGACAACACGGGCGAGGGCGGGGCGGCTCAGCAGTGGCTGACGATCACCCTGTACCTCTACAACATCGGCTGGGGCCAGTTCAACTTCGGTCGCGCCGCCGCCCTGGCGTGGATCCTCTTCATCATCATCCTGGCCATCGGCCTCATCAATCTCGTCATCACGCGACGCCTCGTGCGCGATGACGGCGGACGCGGCGTCGTGCGGCCCCGGCGTCGGAAGGGAGTCCGGTCGTGAGTGCTGTCAGCACCCCGCCTCTGGCGGTCATCGAGGAGAACCTGCCCAACGCGGGCCGGCGTCGCGCCGAGCGCACGACCCGGATCCGCGGGATCCGGGCGGGCAAGACCGTCTACATCGGTCTGGGCGTCGTCGTCCTGTCGGCCGTCTTCCCCTACTACTGGTCGTTCCTGATCGGCTCGGGGACGCCGTCGACGATCAACGACCCGAACATGTCGTGGCTGCCGGGCGGCAACTTCATCTCCAACGCCCTGTCGGTGGT is part of the Microbacterium lemovicicum genome and encodes:
- the purS gene encoding phosphoribosylformylglycinamidine synthase subunit PurS, which codes for MPTIVVDVMPKAELLDPQGKAVSGALSRLGMDEFAGVRIGKRFELTVEGEVGEDVLAKARRIAEDILSNSVIEDVVGIEVVE
- a CDS encoding carbohydrate ABC transporter permease, producing MTVTETRARTSPEPRTPPQRAPQTKSVLTFRNRLSRWDFRYSPYVYIAPFFILFAIIGLFPIVFTAVISFQEWDLVRNSGTFVGFEQYLWILNDPKFWTALRNTFSIFLLSTIPQLALAIVIAAMLDRNIRAKTFWRMSVLLPYVMAPVAVALIFSNMFGDNHGLVNNVLTDLGMTAIPWHTDPFWSHIAISTMVNFRWTGYNALILLAAMQAVPREYYEAATVDGANALRQFVSITLPSLRPTLIFVIITSTIGGLQIFDEPRMFDNTGEGGAAQQWLTITLYLYNIGWGQFNFGRAAALAWILFIIILAIGLINLVITRRLVRDDGGRGVVRPRRRKGVRS
- a CDS encoding ABC transporter substrate-binding protein, which codes for MNTSAFRRTALVLAAASTTALVLAGCSAGATPAASGGSGDEKITLTIATFNNFGYTDEFLKKYTDEHPNVTIVHNKAAESGDARKNYFQKLGKEGLADIEAVEVDWLSEAMQYSDLLAPVPDDLKGRWLDWKEAAATDPEGNLIGYGTDIGPQAICYRSDLFAAAGLPTEPADVEALFDGDWNTYFDVADQYKAATGKAMIDSANSVLQGIVNQMEYTYDKPDGEVIATTNPEIEDTYATVIDRAVPNAAYSKQWGDDWIAAFQDDEFATVLCPGWMQGIIAGYAPEVSDWKIANTFPNGGGNWGGSYLTIPANGKNVAAAQELAAWLSAPEQQVEAFVNVGAFPSQSEAYSIDKLTGYTNPYFGEAKTGEIGADRAKAVTVRPFKSANYYKYHDALQNAINRVFDGTEDKTTAWNTYVAEVEAF
- the purQ gene encoding phosphoribosylformylglycinamidine synthase subunit PurQ, which codes for MTVRVGVITFPGSLDDRDAQRAVRLAGAEAVALWHGSHDLDGVDALVLPGGFSYGDYLRAGAIAALAPIMSEVKDAAGRGMPILGICNGFQMLVEARLLPGGLIRNANQQFIRRDQRLRVENADTAWTSGFEAGQEIVIPLKNADGGYIADAETLARVEGEGLVAFRYLGVNPNGSLDDIAGLANERGNVVGLMPHPEHAVEAGFGPDTPSAMRSGEDGRTFFESAITAVVNAAA